A window of Gemmatimonadaceae bacterium contains these coding sequences:
- the uxaC gene encoding glucuronate isomerase, translated as MRSRSSSTTKSLPQPLQLEEDRFFDPDPATRRVARAIYDDTRGLPLLCPHGHVDAVVLAGNRPFPEPTALLIVPDHYIFRMLYSRGVSLDRLGIPRSDGSRADADPREVWQTFADHWYLFRGTPTGAWLDHELYDLFEVRVKLDGGTAGEIYDQILGKLRSPEFLPRTLFDRFGIEVLATTDAATDSLDDHLAIRNSGWDGNVIPTFRPDALFRLASPKWADEIAALGKAVGFDVTAYSSFVSALEERRAFFRSAGATATDHGVLDPYTEKLSDAEAEKLFDSALRGTASPADQLRFEAHMLVESARMSVDDGMVMQLHPGALRDHNKSFSDRFGPDKGADIPVSTEYTRNLAALLNAYGNDPRLTLVVFTLDESTYARELAPLAGHYPALRIGPPWWFHDSIQGMIRYRESITETAGIYNTVGFNDDTRAFCSIPARHDLSRRVDANWLAGLVARHVIDMSDAREMGRALAYDLAREAYKLDTVIERAPEARQSGPGAESAA; from the coding sequence GTGAGATCAAGATCGTCGAGCACCACGAAATCGCTGCCCCAGCCGCTTCAGCTCGAGGAGGATCGGTTTTTTGATCCCGATCCAGCGACGAGGCGAGTGGCGCGCGCGATCTACGACGACACGCGAGGACTGCCGCTCCTGTGTCCGCACGGTCATGTGGACGCTGTCGTCCTCGCCGGGAACCGCCCGTTCCCGGAGCCGACGGCGCTCCTGATCGTTCCCGATCATTACATCTTCCGCATGCTCTACTCCCGCGGCGTTTCGCTCGATCGCCTCGGCATTCCCCGAAGCGATGGATCTCGCGCGGATGCAGACCCGCGCGAGGTCTGGCAGACGTTCGCGGACCACTGGTACCTCTTCCGCGGAACCCCAACAGGCGCGTGGCTCGATCATGAGCTTTACGACTTGTTCGAAGTTCGCGTGAAGCTGGACGGTGGCACTGCCGGCGAGATCTACGATCAGATCCTGGGGAAGCTTCGATCGCCGGAGTTTCTGCCGCGAACGCTTTTCGACCGGTTCGGGATCGAAGTTCTCGCGACCACCGATGCAGCAACTGATTCGCTCGACGATCACCTTGCGATTCGTAACTCCGGCTGGGACGGCAACGTCATCCCGACGTTTCGGCCCGATGCACTTTTCCGCCTTGCGTCGCCGAAATGGGCAGATGAAATCGCCGCGCTGGGAAAAGCCGTTGGATTCGACGTGACTGCGTACTCGAGCTTTGTGAGCGCACTCGAAGAAAGGCGCGCGTTCTTCCGCTCGGCCGGCGCAACCGCAACCGATCACGGCGTGCTCGACCCATACACCGAGAAACTTTCGGACGCTGAGGCCGAGAAGTTGTTCGATAGCGCCTTACGGGGTACGGCCTCGCCCGCCGACCAGCTCCGGTTCGAGGCCCACATGCTCGTTGAGTCGGCGCGCATGTCCGTCGACGATGGGATGGTAATGCAGCTTCACCCCGGGGCGCTGCGCGATCACAACAAATCGTTCAGCGATCGTTTCGGTCCAGACAAGGGTGCGGACATTCCCGTCTCTACGGAGTACACGCGCAACCTCGCCGCATTACTCAACGCTTACGGAAACGATCCGCGACTCACGCTCGTTGTTTTCACGCTCGACGAATCGACGTATGCGCGCGAGCTCGCTCCGCTCGCCGGTCACTATCCGGCGCTTCGCATCGGACCGCCCTGGTGGTTCCATGATTCCATCCAGGGAATGATCCGCTATCGGGAATCGATCACGGAAACGGCGGGCATCTACAATACCGTTGGATTCAACGATGATACCCGCGCGTTCTGCTCGATTCCCGCCCGACACGATCTCTCTCGGCGCGTCGACGCGAACTGGCTTGCCGGTCTCGTCGCACGCCACGTTATCGATATGTCAGATGCGCGCGAGATGGGGCGGGCGCTGGCTTACGATCTCGCGCGTGAGGCGTACAAGCTCGACACCGTAATCGAGCGAGCACCGGAGGCGCGACAGTCCGGCCCGGGCGCGGAGTCGGCCGCATGA
- a CDS encoding SGNH/GDSL hydrolase family protein encodes MLVSTTAGTQLDAQSQTLPPRQPDSTRIKAMRAAEDERIRTDWPSLQKFARANAQLRPPAAGEERVVFMGNSIFEVWARHFSSMFPGKPYINRGIGGQTTPQMLVRFRQDVIGLKPKVVVILAGTNDIAGNTGPATLEMIENNLASMSELAKANGIRVVLASVLPVYRYAWRPSIRQPAQTVIALNRWMRDYARRNGHVYLDYHSAMADERLGMRGDLSGDGVHPNDAGHRIMAPLTEAAIREALRQ; translated from the coding sequence ATGCTGGTCTCGACTACTGCCGGGACGCAGCTCGACGCGCAGAGCCAGACGCTGCCACCGCGTCAACCGGACTCTACTCGGATCAAAGCGATGCGAGCGGCCGAGGACGAGCGCATCCGGACCGATTGGCCGAGCCTGCAGAAGTTCGCACGCGCGAACGCACAGCTCCGTCCTCCAGCGGCGGGAGAAGAACGTGTCGTCTTCATGGGAAACTCGATCTTCGAAGTCTGGGCGCGACATTTCAGCAGCATGTTCCCCGGGAAGCCTTACATCAACCGCGGGATAGGTGGTCAGACGACGCCGCAGATGCTCGTCCGCTTTCGTCAGGACGTCATCGGGCTCAAGCCCAAAGTCGTTGTGATCCTCGCCGGAACGAATGACATCGCGGGCAATACCGGCCCCGCGACGCTGGAGATGATCGAGAACAATCTTGCGTCGATGTCGGAGCTGGCGAAGGCAAACGGGATCCGAGTCGTGCTCGCGTCGGTGCTCCCGGTTTACAGGTATGCCTGGCGGCCGAGCATTCGACAACCTGCCCAGACCGTCATTGCACTGAACCGATGGATGCGCGACTACGCGCGAAGGAACGGACACGTCTATCTCGACTATCATTCCGCGATGGCCGATGAAAGGCTGGGAATGAGGGGAGACCTTTCAGGCGATGGTGTACACCCGAATGACG
- a CDS encoding DUF4440 domain-containing protein, with the protein MLAILLTCAALAPARAQTDEQLIRALDSTWLAVFAARDTVRLATFYTPDAIGMYPNVAIARGSRAIMGAYAGLSAMPGLKLTAAPTSIRISKGGDLATSIGTYRTSFNSPSGPVVDSGSYVTVLQKIGGQWKIVNEGVTSHAPMPTVVVFDTVTTMGMTAGAALSWTDLKAPGFAPGAKLAVIHGDPGGTGDYTVRLQFPDGYQFPVHWHPKAEHVTVLSGALLLGMGGQVNASAVKTYQPGDFLYLPARNPHFGGAKGATLIQLHGIGPFTINLGTP; encoded by the coding sequence ATGCTCGCAATTCTGCTCACGTGCGCGGCGCTTGCACCCGCCCGCGCCCAGACCGATGAGCAGCTCATCCGCGCGCTCGATTCGACGTGGCTGGCGGTGTTCGCCGCGCGCGATACGGTGAGGCTCGCCACGTTCTACACCCCGGATGCAATCGGGATGTATCCCAACGTGGCCATCGCGAGGGGGTCCAGGGCGATCATGGGGGCCTATGCCGGATTGTCCGCTATGCCGGGCCTCAAGTTGACGGCGGCGCCTACATCCATCAGGATTTCGAAAGGCGGCGACCTCGCGACCAGCATTGGCACCTATCGGACGAGCTTCAACAGTCCCAGCGGCCCGGTCGTCGACAGCGGGTCGTACGTCACTGTTCTCCAGAAGATCGGCGGCCAGTGGAAGATCGTCAACGAGGGCGTCACGAGCCACGCTCCGATGCCCACTGTAGTGGTCTTCGATACGGTTACCACGATGGGAATGACCGCTGGCGCAGCGCTTTCCTGGACCGACCTCAAGGCGCCCGGCTTCGCGCCCGGTGCCAAGCTGGCCGTGATCCACGGTGATCCAGGAGGGACAGGCGACTACACCGTGCGCCTTCAGTTCCCCGATGGATATCAGTTCCCGGTCCACTGGCACCCCAAAGCCGAGCACGTGACCGTGCTCTCGGGAGCGTTGCTCCTCGGCATGGGCGGCCAGGTCAATGCCTCTGCCGTCAAGACGTATCAGCCCGGAGATTTCCTGTATTTGCCGGCAAGGAACCCGCACTTTGGCGGAGCAAAGGGCGCGACCCTAATTCAGCTTCACGGAATTGGGCCGTTCACGATAAACCTCGGGACCCCGTAG
- a CDS encoding SGNH/GDSL hydrolase family protein → MIRLLATCVFLVIAARHAGAQTPATRPRQPDSTRIKAQRAAEDERLRNDWAYLEKFGSVNARLPAPAAGEDRVIFMGNSIFEVWARSFGSMFSGKPYINRGIGGQTTPQMLVRFRQDVIALKPKVVVILAGTNDIAGNTGPSTLEMIENNIASMSELAKANGIRVVLASVLPVYVYPWRPSVRQPAQKVVALNSWIRDYARRNGHVYLDYHSAMADQRQGMRGDLSGDGVHPNEAGYKILAPLTLAAIQEALRE, encoded by the coding sequence ATGATTCGCCTCCTCGCGACTTGTGTTTTCCTGGTCATCGCAGCGAGACACGCCGGTGCGCAGACGCCTGCGACGCGTCCGCGTCAGCCAGACTCGACGCGGATCAAAGCGCAGCGCGCGGCGGAAGACGAGCGCCTGCGGAATGACTGGGCTTACCTGGAGAAGTTCGGGTCCGTGAACGCACGGCTTCCTGCTCCTGCGGCCGGGGAAGACCGCGTCATCTTCATGGGCAACTCGATTTTCGAAGTCTGGGCGCGGTCTTTCGGCTCCATGTTTTCCGGGAAGCCCTATATCAATCGTGGCATAGGCGGTCAGACAACGCCGCAGATGCTCGTGCGCTTTCGTCAGGATGTCATTGCGCTAAAGCCGAAAGTCGTAGTGATCCTGGCCGGGACAAACGACATTGCCGGCAACACAGGCCCGTCTACGCTCGAGATGATCGAGAACAACATCGCTTCGATGTCGGAGCTTGCGAAGGCAAACGGGATCCGGGTCGTGCTCGCGTCAGTGCTTCCCGTCTACGTGTATCCGTGGCGGCCGAGCGTGCGACAGCCGGCGCAGAAAGTCGTTGCACTGAACTCGTGGATTCGGGACTATGCGCGAAGAAACGGACACGTGTATCTCGATTATCACTCCGCAATGGCCGACCAGAGGCAGGGAATGAGAGGCGACCTGTCAGGCGATGGAGTGCACCCGAATGAGGCCGGTTACAAAATCCTGGCGCCGCTGACGCTTGCGGCGATTCAGGAAGCCTTGCGAGAATAG
- a CDS encoding DUF6174 domain-containing protein, with the protein MLSPLDLRKLDQAESRWESKHIQNYTFEMRTGCFCPSEVNEWAVVEVRNGEIVSARSLTGTPLTGFGLSSRKTVEQLFDAARPPYADWVGEVEFDFDAELGYPLRVNLTSKPNIADAGAVYEARNLKPISP; encoded by the coding sequence TTGCTCAGCCCACTCGATCTTCGGAAGCTCGATCAGGCGGAGTCGCGGTGGGAGTCAAAGCACATCCAGAACTACACCTTCGAGATGCGAACAGGCTGCTTCTGCCCGTCGGAGGTTAACGAGTGGGCCGTGGTGGAAGTGCGAAATGGCGAGATCGTATCGGCACGATCGCTGACAGGAACGCCGCTTACGGGATTTGGCCTGTCATCGCGAAAGACCGTGGAGCAACTTTTCGACGCCGCGCGACCGCCGTACGCGGATTGGGTTGGAGAAGTCGAATTCGATTTCGATGCCGAGCTCGGCTATCCGCTGCGCGTAAATCTCACAAGCAAGCCGAACATTGCGGACGCCGGAGCGGTGTACGAGGCTCGTAATCTCAAGCCGATTTCCCCGTAA